From Vicinamibacterales bacterium:
TGTTCGGCTTTCGTGGCGCGGAGGTCTCGGCGCGTCTCCCGAGCGAGACGCAAAGGGCGATCGTGGCAGACGTCAACGGCACCGGCGAACTCATCAGCGATGATACACGCCGCCTGTGGCGAGTCTGTGAAACGTGGAAGAGGAGGTGCGTTCGCGGCCGATCGGACGCGCGCCCTACTTGTCTTTGTCGTTGCGCTGGAACACGGCGGTCGCTTCGGGCGTGTTCTGGTTCATGCCTTCGAGCTTGCCCTTCATGACCAGACGGCCTGCCTCATCGAGATTCCAGACGCGAATCAGCTTGCTGCGGGTGGCCGAGAACTCCTGGCGAAGCTTGTCCTTGTCCCAATGGCATTTCGCCGTCACGGCCACGTCCGACATCTGGACCTTCTGCCCCTTGTCGTTCAGGTCGCAGGTCTGCTGGCCGCGTTCGTCGGTGATCGAGAAGGTCTCGGCGGTCGCGGCAATCGTGATCCGCGGCGCGATCTGCCGGAGCTGCATCATCACGCCGCGCTCGGCGAGTTCGGCCGGCGTGAGGTCGTCGTTCGAGGAGGGCGTATCGCCGCCGCCACCGCCGCCGCGCCCGCCGCGCTGAAGAGGACTCGCGGAGATGGCGAACGCGGCGCCGCCGCGCCTGCCCCCGTTGCCGCGCGCCGGCGCGAACGCAGGGCTGAGCGCGAGGTCGATCGTCCACGCGCCGGACATCTGCTTGGCCACGTCTGCGACGGACGTCTTCTGACCCGCCATCGGCGCCGCGGCCGCGACGATCAGCGCTCCCGCCACGGCAAATCTGACAACCATGTGCATCGTTCCCCCGGTTACTGTTTCAGCCAGATATTGCGGAACGAGACCTTGCCCGTCCCGTACTGCTCGATCTGGAGCGCGATCACGCCTGCCGCTTTGCGCGCGGCCGTATCGTCGTCTACTACGACGGCCATCAACTGACCGTTGACGATGTGGGTGAGCGTGGAGCCGCGGGCGATGATGTGGATCTGGTTCCAGTCCCCCTGCCGCAGCACGGTGCGCAGGGCATCCCGATCTCCGATGGCGCCGAGCACCCGTGGACGCAGTCCCGGCTCCATGCGCACGACGTGACCCCGCCAGCCGATCTGCGTCTCGGCGCGGGTCGTGTCCTGGACGTTGCCGTCGTTGTCGAGCGGGTAGTCGAAATCGAGTCCGTAGCCCATCACGTTCCAGCGCGGATCCGCCGGCACGGCGGGCGGGGCCTGCTGCGGCCGGGCGGCCGCGGCTGGATTGCGCGGCGGGGCAATCGCGCGAGGGGGCGCCGGGCCGACCTTGCCCCGATAGAACACGCCGCTGTGGATGTCCTGGCCGGCCTTGATCTCCAGCGTCAGTTCGAAATCGGCCGGCTCGCCGCCGCGCCAGACGATGAACGTGCTACCGACGCGGCGTTCGGCCGTGCTCTCGGCGGTGATCGCGCCGTCCTCCACCTTCCACACGGCGGGATTGCCGTCCCAGCCGGTCAGCGTCGTGCCATCGAAGATCGACGTCCATCCGACGTGATTGCCGTCGTCGCGCGCCTCGGGGGGATAGCCGCAGCCGGGGCACGGACTGACGAGGCCTGGTCCGGGTGCCTGCGCGAGGGCCAGGGCGAGCACGGCGTAGACGGCGATGAGATAACGCATGCGATGGACCTATCTCCGCTTGTCGGGCAGCCGCCGCTGTTGAGCCCCGTCGTAGATGTGATCCTTCGGATCGATTTGACGCATGGGATGCTGGCGCGCGCGCTCCTCCTGCGCCTGGGCGGCGATGCCGGGGACGCGCGAGATGATGAACAGGGCGTTGGCGATCTCGGGCGGGATCCCGATGTCGCCGCACACCGCCGCGATCGCACCGTCGATGTTGATCGGCAGCGCGCGATCGTCCGGAAGCCCGGCCATCACCAGCTCCACGGCTCGGATCATCTGGATGTGCGTCCCCTCAATCTCGAGCTCGAGCGCCATCTGGAACAATCGCGCGGCGCGCGGGTCGCGGGTGTGGAAGCGGTGGCCGAAGCCCGGCATCGGCTCGCCGGCGTTCTCGCAGCGGGTGACGATCTCGGTGGCCGCCTCGTGATAACTGGCGCCCTTGCGCACGCGTTCCAGCCCCTGGTCGAGGAACTGCATGCACGGCTCGATGTCGCCGCCATGGTGACGCCCGAAGCCGAGAATGCCGGCCGCGACGCAGGCGCGCAGCGGCGCGCCGGTGGTCGCCGTGTTTCGCGCGGCCAGCGTCGACGGTGGCGTCACGCCGTGATCGATGAAGGAGACCAGCACGGCTTCCATCAGGCTGCCGATGCCGGGCGATGGCACTTCTCCCATCAGCAGCGTGTAGATCGCTTCGCCGAACGTCAGCCGCCCCATGATCTCGTCGACCGGGTAGCCGCGGAGGAGGATCTTGTTGGGCTCGATGCAGGTGAGCGCCGTCCGCCACTGCTCGCTGCCGCCGGCTCCGCGCGTGTGGTCGCGGCTCACAGCGTTCCGTAGAGGCGATCGCCGAAGTCGCCGAGCCCCGGCACGATGTACTTGTGGTCGTTCAACTGCCGGTCGATCGCCGGCGTATAGATGCGGACGCCCGGATGATGGCGCTGCACCAGATCGACGCCTTCCGGTGCGGCGACGATGCAGATCATGCGGATGTCGCGCGCGCCGGCGCTGGTCAGGTGATCGAGCGCCGCCACCGCGCTGCCGCCGGTCGCCAGCATCGGGTCGATCATCAGCACGACGCTGTTCTGGAGGCCGCGCGGCAGTTTCGAATAGTACTGCGACGCGATGGCGGTGCTCTCGTCGCGCTGCAGCCCGATGTGGCCGACCCGCGCCGAGGGGATGAGCTCGAGCACCGCGTCGAGCATCCCGAGGCCGGCGCGCAGCACCGGAACCACCACGACGTCAGCGGTGACGCGTCGCCCGTCGGCCGGCGCCAGCGGCGTCTGCACGGTGACGGCGGTCGCCGGCAGGTCGCGCGTCGCCTCGGCGGCGAGGAGCAGGCTGATGCGCACCGCCATCCGCCGGAACAGCTCGGGCGGCGTGGCGTGGTCACGCAGCGTCACGAGCGCGTCCTGCACGAGCGGGTGCTCGATGAGGTGGACCGACACGCTCGCACTATACATCCACGTCCGCCCGCTCGTATAGAATCGGACACTCATGCTGAGCCGGTTGACACTCGTGGCCGCGATCGCCGCCCTCCTGGCGCAGGCGCCGCGCATACGGACCGTGTCGCTGGTGATCACCAACGGCACGGTGGTGACGGTCGACGCGGCGCGGCGCGTGATTCCGCGCGGCGCGGTCGCCATCGACGGCCGCGACATCGTCGCGGTCGACACGGCCGATCAGGTGGCCGCGAGCTATCGCGGCCGCGACACCATCGACGCCTCCGGCAGCGTCGTCATGCCGGGTCTGATCAACACGCACACCCACGCGCCGATGGTGCTGTTCCGCGGCCTGGCCGACGATCTGGCGTTGATGGACTGGCTGCAGAAGTACATCTTCCCGGCCGAGGCAAAAACCGTCTCGCCTGAGTTCGTCCGCGTGGGCACGCGGCTGGCGGCGCTCGAAATGATCGAGTCCGGCACGACGACCTACACCGACATGTATTATTTCGAGGACGAGATCGCGCGCGCCACCAAGGCGGCGGGTCTGCGCGGCGTGCTCGGCGAGACGATTATCCGGTTCCCGGTGGCCGACGCGAAGACGCCGGCCGACAGTCTGGCGCTGACGGAACGGTTCGCCCGCGAGTTCGCCGGCGACGACCTGATCACGCCGGCGGTCGCGCCGCACGCGATGTATACCCTCGACGCCGACACGCTCAAGGCGTGCCGCGCGCTGGCCGACCGCCTGCACATCCCCGTCATCATTCATCTCGCCGAGACGAGCGACGAGGTCAAGACCGCGCAGGACCAATACCACCTGACGCCGACGGCGTTTCTCGACTCGATCGGCTTCTGGGGGCCGCGCACGGTGGCGGCCCACGCGGTTCACGTGACGCCCGCCGACATCGAGATCCTGGCGGCGCGGCACGTCGGCGTGTCGCACAACCCCGAGAGCAACATGAAGCTCGCCAGCGGCACGGCGCCGGTGGAGGCGATGCGTCGGGCCGGGGTTGTCGTCGGGCTCGGCACCGACGGCGCCGCGAGCAACAACGACCTCGACATGTTCGAGGCCATGCGCCAGGCGGCGTTCCTGCAAAAGCTCGTCGACAACGACCCGCGTGCGATTCCGGCGCCGGTCGCGGTGGAGATGGCGACCATCGACGGCGCGCGCGTCCTCGGGATGGAGAAGACGATCGGCTCGCTCGAGTCCGGCAAGCGCGCCGACGTCATCGTCGTCTCGATGGCCGCGGCGCGGCAGACGCCGATGTACGACCCGGTGTCGCACCTGGTCTACGTGACGCGCGGCGACGACGTGCAGACGACGATCGTCAACGGCCGTGTGCTGATGCGCGACCGCAAGGTGCTGACGCTCGACGCGCGACAGGTGCTCGCCGATGCGCGCGCGATGGCCGACAAGGTCCGCGCCGCCGTCAGGTAAAACGTCCATGCCGACCACGACTACGCTGATCGCCCAAGCCGACATCCACGCGCGGATCCGCACCATGGCCGCCGAAATCGAGCGCGACTACCCGGGAGAGGATGGCATCCATCTCGTCGCCATCCTCAAGGGCGGCTTCATGTTCATGGCCGACCTGGTGCGGGCGATGAGCGAGCGCGTCACCATGGATTTCATGGCGGTGTCGAGCTACGGGAAGGGGACGACGTCTTCCGGCCAGGTGCGCGTGCTCAAGGATCTGGACAGCAACGTCGAAGGGCGGCACGTCATCCTCGTCGAAGACATTGTCGATACGGGGCTGACGCTGCACTACCTGCAGGACCTGCTGAAGGCGCGGGCGCCGCAGACGCTGAAGACAGCGTGTCTGCTGAGCAAGCCGTCGCGGCGCAAGGTGGAGGTCGCCGTCGACTACATCGGGTTCACGATCGACGATCATTTCGTGGTCGGCTACGGGCTGGACTACGCCGAGAAATACCGGAATCTCCCGTACATCGCGGTGCTGGAGCAGTGATCGGCCGGCGGCCACTGGCCGAACCGCGACTGGGGTGAGGACCGAGTGACGCGAGTGTTTCAGATCATCACCGAGGCGGACGCCAGGCAGATCGAACGCGGCGCGACCGTGGAACTTGCCAAGGGCGGGCACGTCACGCCGCTGGCGGCCGACACGCTGCGCGAGCGGCGCGTGACCGTGGTGCCGGCGGGCTCGGTCGATCCCTTCCTGCCGGCTGACCTGGCGCCGAAGGCGGACATCCGGCGCGTGGCGATCGCCGGCGATCACACGAGCGGCGCGCTGCGCAAGGCGATCGTCCAGCATCTGCGCGGCAAGGCGATCGAGGTCAACGATCTTGGCGTCGACGGCGTCGCGTCGGTTGATTATCCCGACACGGCGGCATCGGTCGCGAAGGCCGTCGCGCGGGGAGAAGCCGATGCCGGCATCGTCATCGACGGCGCAGGGATCGGGTCCGCGATTGCGGCGAACAAAGTCCGCGGCATCCGTGCCGCGATGGTGACCACCGAGACGGTTGCCCGATATTCCCGGGAGCACAACGGCACCAACGTCATGACCCTTGGGTCGACCTTCCTGCAACCCGACGAAGCGATCAGGCTGGTCGACGTCTGGCTGAGCACGCCCATGAAGGAACCGCGCTATATTCGTCGGCTGATGAAGATTCGGCGCCTCGAGGAGTCCTTCTGAAACGCGTCGGCTGTCGGACATCGGCCAACCGATGCCGGACGTCATGCTGAATCCGCAGGATCTGCAGCGGCTCGTCGAGATCATCACCGAGGAGGTGATGGGCGCGCAGCGCCGCGCGGCGGCGGCGCCGTCCCACTGTAGCTGCCACGCGGTCCTCTACGACTGCTGTCCGGACCAGCTGCGCGGCGTCATCGACGCCGGCGCGACGCGCATCGGGCTGCACGCGAGCGGCGGAGCCGCCGGCGGCGTCGCGTCGATGATCGACCACACGCTTCTGAAACCGGATGCGATGCGGAGCGACGTCGAGAAGCTGTGCCGCGAAGCGGCCGAGTTCCACTTCGCCACGGTCTGTATCAACCCGGCCTGGGTCAGGCTGGCGGCGCAGTTGCTGCGCGGCAGCGGGGTTGGCGTGTGCACGGTCGTCGGGTTTCCGCTCGGCGCCACCACGGCCGACGTCAAGCACTACGAAACCCGGCGCGCCATCTTCGACGGCGCCGCCGAAGTCGACATGGTGATCAACATCGGCGCGCTCAAGTCGGGCGACCTGCAGACCGTCGAGCGCGACATCGAGGCAGTCGTGCAGCCATGCCGCGAGGCCAGCGTGATCAGCAAGGTGATCATCGAGGCGGCGCTGCTGACCGACGACGAGAAGGTGGCCGCCTGCACGCTGTCGAAGGCGGCGGGGGCCGACTTCGTCAAGACGTCGACCGGCTTCGCCTCGGGCGGCGCGACGGCGCACGACGTCGCCCTGATGCGGCGCGTAGTCGGCGCCGAGATGGGGGTCAAGGCGGCCGGGGGCGTGCGCGACTACGAAGGCCTGAAGGCGATGGTGGCCGCCGGCGCGTCGCGCGTTGGGGCGAGCGCCGGTGTCAAGATCGTCCAGGAATCGACCGGCCAGAAGAGCGCGGCCGCCGCTCCCTCAGGCTACTGACGGATGGTCCGGCGGCCGCCGGCGACGGTTCGGCGCCGGGTGCAGCGGGCGGGCGAGCGATCTAACGTGGGCCCTCCGCTTGTCCAGCCGTCGGCGCCGCGTCGGAGTCGGGCGCGGCGGCGTTGGGAATTGAGACCGTGGCCTGCAGCTGCGGCGACCACATCTGAATCCCGCGCTCCTGGAACGCGACGTTCACCCGCCGCCGGAACTCGCGGCCGATGAACCACTGCTTCAGCGGCGCCGTCTTGATGCGCACCTTCACGCGGATGCCGGTCTGCTCGAAAGCGTCGACGCCGATGATCTCGAGCGGTGCGAGGATGAAGGGCTGGTAAGGGGTCTCAGTCTGCATCTGGGCGGCGATCCCAGCGAGCAGCGCCGTGACCGTGTCCACGTCCTCGCCGTAGGCGAGCGGTAGGTTGACCACGTAGAAGCTGAACTGCATGCTGCGGTTGCTCAGCGTGCTGATGCTGCCGTTGGGAAAGATGTGGACGGTGCCTTCCTCGTCACGCAGGATCGTCGTCCGCAGGTTGATCGCCTCGACGAGGCCGCCGGTGCCGTTGATCGCGACGACGTCGCCGACCCGGACCTGGTTCTCGAGGATCAGGAAGAAGCCGCCGATCAGATCCTTGACGAGGTTCTGCGCGCCGAAGCCGAGCGCTACGCCGACGACGCCGGCGCCGGTCAGGGCGGGAGAGATATCGACGCGGAGCTGCTGCAGGATCATCAGCGCGGCAATCGACAACACCACGACCGTCGTGACGTTGGTGAGCACGCTGCCGAGGGTTCGCGCCCGCTTGGCCCGTTCGAGCGCGTCGAGGCCGGTCCCGAAGTTGACGTCGTGCTCGAACCGCTTCACGCCGACCGCAACCATCCTGATCAACGCGAACGCAACCGCGGAGATGAGCAGCACGCGCAAACCGGAGTCGAACGCCCATTCGGCGAGCGTACGCATGTGGACGCCGGCCCGCGGCCGCGCGCCCGTCATCTCGAACGCCGGGAAGATCAGCACCGCGAAGACGAGCCCGAAAGTGAGCAGCCAGATCAGGCGCAGCGGCGTCTGCACCGACGGCAGCCTGGTCGACAGACTGTCGCGCAGCAGCGCTCGCATCGCGGCGGCGACGGCGCGTCGGGCGGCTTCCGCCGCCAGCCATGCGACGACGATGGTCGGTAGCACGGCGCCGGTGATCGCCTGCCAGGTCACGGTGTTGGCGAAGAGGTGCGGCATCGGTCTGGCGCTATCGGAATCGGGACAGAAAGGGTCGGATCACGTCGCTCACGCTGACTGTTCTGCGAGCCGCGCCGGCATCGCCGGCTGCAGCGGCAGGCGCAGACTCGCCCGGCAGCCGGTGCGGTCTTCCCGATTCTCGAGCATCAGCGTACCCCCGTGGCCTTCGGCGATCTGGCGGCTCAGCACCAGGCCGATGCCCGATCCCCCCGGTTTCGTCGTGAAGAACGGCACGAACAGGTTCCCGGTATTGGAGAGTCCAGGTCCCTCGTCCTCGACCCACAGCTCCATGGCCGGCGGAGACGAACCGGGCAGCCGCTGCCAGCCGACGCGGACGGCCCCGCTCGTCTCGCGCACGGCGTCGACCGCGTTGCGACACAGGTTGATCAACAGCTGCTCGAGCTGATCGCGATCGCCCTGAATCAGCAGGCGCGGCCCGCCGCCGACCTCGACATTGTGCCCCTTCTCGAGCGTGACGACGCGGTCGACGAGCGCGCCGACTTCGAGCGGCGCCAGCCGGGGCGGTGGCAGTCTGGCGAGCCGCGCGTAGGCGCTCATGAACCGGCTCAGCGACTCGGATCGCGATTCGATCACGCCAAGACCGCGCTGCACGTCGTCGCGCCAGTCGGCGGGGGGCGGGTCGCGCTGCACGATGGTCGCCAGGCTGCCGGCGATGGACTTGATCGGCGCCAGCGAATTGTTCATCTCGTGGCCGATGACCCGGATCAGGCGCTGAAACGCCTGCCGTTCCTCCTCGCGCAGCGGGTGGCTCAGGTCGGACAGCACGAGCAGTTCGTGCGGCCTGCCGCCCTGGCGGAACGAGCTGCGGCGGATCTCCCAGCGGCCGACGCCGCCGGGAAAAGCCGTGTTGATGACGCGCGGAGTGTCGCCGTCGAGACAGTCCTCGAGTCCGAGCTCTTCGGCCCTGCGCTGGAGCATTCGCTCCGGCACCTGCGCCAGCAGCTGCGCGCCGGCGCGGTTGACGAAGGTCAGCTCGCGATCGGCGTCGAAGGTGTAGACGGCGACGTCGATCTCCGCCATCACCTTGCGCAGCAGGGTCGTTGCCTCGAGGGCGTCGAGCCGCTGATGACGCAGCGTCTCGACCAGCGTATTCACCTCGGTCATGACCTCGCCGAGCGGATCGCCGCCGCGCGCGCCACGGGCGCGAATCGAGAAATCCCCTTCGCCGAGAGCGGCGAGCAGGTTCGAGAGGGTTTGCAGCGGCAGGACGACGCGCTCGCGCAGGGCGAAGGCGAAGCCGAGGCAGAAGGCGACGATGAAGACGGTGAGCGTCCACTGGACCTTGGGCGTGTAGTCGCCCGTCCAGAGGAAGATGAGCGAGATGATCGCGCCGGGGCTCGCCGAGGCGAGCGCCATCAACAGGATGCGGCGATCGTGACTGAGACGCGGCTCGCGCGGGCGGGACGCCGGCATGTGAGTGTCTCGCATTGTAGCAACGGGCCCGAGGTCACATGGGATTTACCTGCGTCACCTGGAGTGCCGCCGACACGGCTGCCCGCTTCGACGGCCATCGCGGCGTTTCAGTCACGACAATCCGAGGGTTGACGTCGCGGCGGCAGCGTGGCGGTTCCGGCGACTCTGCGGCGGCGAGTCTCGACATCGTCGACGCGTCGCGGCCGATCGATCGTGCCGAAATCAGGCCTGCGCCGACCGCTACAGGCCGTAGCGCTGCAGGCGGCGATAGAGCGCGGACCGGCTCAGGCCGAGCGCCTTGGCGGCCTGCGAGACGTTGCCGTCATAGCGGGTCATCGCCTTCTTGATCAGGAAGCACTCGACGTCTTCAAGGCTCATGTCCTCGAGGCGGCCGCCTCCCTCCTTGCCGGCGCGCAGGCCGAGATCAGTCGGCTTCACCAACGGGCCCGCCGACATCAGCACGGCCCGTTCGACCGCGTGATCGAGCTCGCGGACGTTGCCGGGCCAGCCGTGCTCGAGGAGCATCTGCATCGCCCCGCTTTCGAAGCCGGTCAGCCGCTTGCGATAGCGCTGGGCGTGCTGCCGGAGGAAGTGCTGGGCCAGCAGCGGCAGGTCTTCGCGGCGATCGCGCAGCGGCGGCAGACGGATCTCGATGGTGTTCAAGCGGAAGAGCAGGTCCTGGCGGAAGCGGCCGGCGGCGACCTCGTCGGTCAGGTTGGCGTTGGTCGCCGAGATGATGCGAGTGTCGACGCGGCGGGTGCGCGAGGAGCCGAGCCGCTCGAATTCTCCGGTCTCGATGATCCGCAGCAGCTTGGCCTGCTGACTGAGGGGCACGTTCGCGATTTCGTCGAGGAACAGCGTGCCTTGGTCGGCCAGCTCGAAACGGCCGACGCGGTCGCTCCGCGCGTCGGTGAACGCGCCGCGGACGTGGCCGAACAGCTCGCTCTCGAACACCCCTTCCGAGACGCCGCCGGAATTCACGATCACCATCGGTCGCGAGGCGCGGCTCGAGACGGCGTGCAGCGCCCGCGCGACGACGCCCTTGCCGGTACCGTTCTCGCCGAGCACCAGCACGTTGGCGTCGGATGGCCCGACGCGCGCGATCACCTGCAGCACGTTCTGCATGCCCGGCGATTCGGCGATCACCTTCGGCATGCCGTCGCCGCGCAGCAGCGAATTCTCGGCTTCGAGGCGCTGCCCCTTGCGCAACGCCTGGCTCAGCTCGATCTGGGTCCGCACGATCGCCAGGAGCCGCGCGTTGTCCCACGGCTTCTGGATGAAGTCGCGAGCCCCGCGGCGCATCGCCTCGACCGCGACCTCGACACTGCCCCACGCCGTCATCACGACGACCGGCAGCGTCGGGTCGAGCCCCTGGATGCGCGACAACAGATTGAGCCCCTCTTCGCCGGACGTCGTGTCGCGGGTGTAGTTGAGATCGATGAGAGCCACGTCGAACTCGCGCGCTTCGACGGCGGCGAGCACGCCGGCCGGCGACGAGGCGGTCTCGAGCACGAAGCCTTCGGCCTTGAGCAGCAGCCGCAGCGCTTCGAGGACGTCCGACTGGTCGTCGGCGATGAGGACACGCGGGTCGGCGGACCGGACGACGTGGCGCTCGTCGCGCTGTTCCTTGAGATGATCGGTGATGAGCATGGGGGTGATCGGGGGATTGGGTGATCTAATCGGTACGCAGGGCGACCAGCGGATCGATGCGCGTCGCGCGGCGGGCCGGGACGTAGTTGGCGACCAAGGCGACGAGTCCCAGGCCGCCTGCCGTGGCGCAGAGCGTCACGGGATCGCGGGGATTGACCCCGACGACGAGCGCGCTGAGGCTGCCGGCTCCGGCCAGCGCCACCGCCAGACCGAGCGCGAGCCCGAGCCCGACGAGCAGCATGCCGTGGCCGAGCACGAGCGCCAGCACGGATCGCGGATCGGCGCCAAGCGCCATGCGCACGCCGATCTCGCGTGTCCGCTGCGTGACCGAGTAATTGGTGACGCCGTACAGGCCGATCGACGCCAGGACCAGGGCCAGCGCGCCGAACACGCCCAGCAGCACGACGTTCATGCGGAGCGGCTGGAGCGAATTGGCGATCTGCACCTCGAGCGTGCGGGCGTTGAACACCGGGACGGTCGGATCGATCTGCTGCACCTCATGGCGGACTGCCGCCGCCAGCGAGGCGGCGTCGCCGGCGGTGCGGACGTGCAGCGTCGCGCCGCCGCTGTAACGCTGCCGGAACGCCTCATAGATGAACGGAATCGGCGCCTCCGCGATCGCGTTGTACTTGCTGTCTTTCGCGACGCCGACGATCGTCGAGTAGTCTGCGTCGCCGAAGAATTTGAAGCGCTTGCCGATCGCGTCCTGGCCCGGCCAGAACTTCTGCGCCATGGTCTCGTTGACCACGACGACGCGCGGCGATTGCGGCCGGTCGCCAGGCGTGAAGGCTCGGCCGCGCAGCAGCGGAACGCCGAGCGTGTCGAAATAGTCGACTCCGACGGCGTTCACCTGCACCAGCACGCGGTCGCGTGTCGTCGTGTCCATCCCCTCGGGGAAGACGCTGCGCGCGAGGCCGCCGGCCAGCGGCGGGCCGGACGCGATCGTCGCGTGCTGCACCCCAGGCAACGCGGCGGCGCGATCGACGAGCGCGTCGAAGAACACCTGGCCGCGCTCCGGCGTATAGCCCGACCGCGCCAGGTTGAAGTTGACGATCAATACGCCGGCGGTCTGGAAGCCGGGATCGATCTGTTGCTGGTGACGCAAGCTGCGCAGGAAGAGGCCGGCGGCGATCAGGGAAATGAGCGACAGGGCCACCTGGGCGACGACGAGGCCGTGGCGCAGCGAGAAGAGCGACCACAAGCCGCGGCGCGCGCCTGAAGACGGGACGAGCTCGTTCTTCAGCACCGGCACGACGTCGGCGCGCGATGACTGCAGCGCCGGTACGAGGCCGAAGATGACGCCAGTCATCACCGCGAGGCCCAGCGTGAAAAGCAAGACTCGGCCGTCGGCGGCGATCCCGCTGTCGACGGGGATTGGCAGCGGCAGCGGTGCTCCCACCAGCGCGTCGAGCGTCCAGTACGCCAGGAGCAGGCCGGCGGCGCCCCCCAGCAACGACAAGAGCACGCTCTCGGTCAGCAACTGGCGGACGAGCCGTCCGCGCGACGCTCCGAGCGCCAGCCGGATCGCCACCTCGCGGCGCCGCTTCGAGGCGCGAGCCAGCAGCAGGTTGGCGATGTTGGCGCAGGCGATCAGCAGCACGATGCCGACGATGACCATCAGCAGCGACGAAATCTGCAGGATCAGATTGGGCCCCTGGCCCGTCGGGTTCAACCGTGCTTCGAGCAGTGGCACGACCGCTACGCTGCGACCCTTGTTGTCGCCTGGAAAGGTCGATTCGAGCGTGGCGAAGACCGACGTGAGGTTCGAACGCGCCTGTTCGGGCGTGACGCCGGGCTTCAGCCGGCCGATGACGAAGAGCCAGAGCCCGCGCCGTGTCTCGAACCATGCGGTGACGGGAGCGAGCGCCTTCGTCACGGGAACCCAGACGTCAGGGCCTCCACCGAGAAGCGTGCCGTCGAACCTCTTCGGCGCGACGCCGACGACGGTGTACGGCGTCTGGTTGAGCGAGATCGTCCTGCCGATCACGCCTGGGTCGGCGCCCAGCGTCCGCGTCCAGAACCCGTCGCTCAGCACCACCACCGGAACGCTCGTGTCTTCCTCGGCCTGCAGGAACCCGCGCCCGAGCGGCAGGTGCACGCCGAGCACCGAAAAGTAGTTCGCGGTGACGATCTGCGCGTTGATCGGCTGCGATTCCTTGCCGTTGCTGAAGTTCAGGCCGTTGAACGAGAACGCCGCCATGTCGGCGAAGGCGGCGTTCTGCGCGCGCAGATCCTTGAAGTTGAGATGCGAGACCTGCAGGTTGCCGGCGTTGCGCTGGTCCGTCGTCGCAATCGACATGAGCGTCGCCGCGTCGTCCACGGGCAGCGGCCGGAGCAGGAGCGCGTTGATCAGACTGAAGATCGCGGTGTTGGCGCCGATGCCGAGCGCCAGCGACAACACCGCGACGAGACTGAAGCCGGGGCTCCTGACGAGCATCCGGAGGCCGTATTTCAGGTCATGCATGGGAGGCTCGCCAGCCGGCAGCTACTGCGAACTGCCCGCTGCCAATTGCCCGCTGCCAACTTGCACCTCAGTGCGCGATGTCGAAGCCGCTCTCCTCGAGCTCCCGCTCGGCGCCCTTGTTGCCGTCCTCTTCGACGACGCGGCCGTCA
This genomic window contains:
- a CDS encoding ATP-binding protein, which translates into the protein MPASRPREPRLSHDRRILLMALASASPGAIISLIFLWTGDYTPKVQWTLTVFIVAFCLGFAFALRERVVLPLQTLSNLLAALGEGDFSIRARGARGGDPLGEVMTEVNTLVETLRHQRLDALEATTLLRKVMAEIDVAVYTFDADRELTFVNRAGAQLLAQVPERMLQRRAEELGLEDCLDGDTPRVINTAFPGGVGRWEIRRSSFRQGGRPHELLVLSDLSHPLREEERQAFQRLIRVIGHEMNNSLAPIKSIAGSLATIVQRDPPPADWRDDVQRGLGVIESRSESLSRFMSAYARLARLPPPRLAPLEVGALVDRVVTLEKGHNVEVGGGPRLLIQGDRDQLEQLLINLCRNAVDAVRETSGAVRVGWQRLPGSSPPAMELWVEDEGPGLSNTGNLFVPFFTTKPGGSGIGLVLSRQIAEGHGGTLMLENREDRTGCRASLRLPLQPAMPARLAEQSA
- a CDS encoding mechanosensitive ion channel family protein, giving the protein MPHLFANTVTWQAITGAVLPTIVVAWLAAEAARRAVAAAMRALLRDSLSTRLPSVQTPLRLIWLLTFGLVFAVLIFPAFEMTGARPRAGVHMRTLAEWAFDSGLRVLLISAVAFALIRMVAVGVKRFEHDVNFGTGLDALERAKRARTLGSVLTNVTTVVVLSIAALMILQQLRVDISPALTGAGVVGVALGFGAQNLVKDLIGGFFLILENQVRVGDVVAINGTGGLVEAINLRTTILRDEEGTVHIFPNGSISTLSNRSMQFSFYVVNLPLAYGEDVDTVTALLAGIAAQMQTETPYQPFILAPLEIIGVDAFEQTGIRVKVRIKTAPLKQWFIGREFRRRVNVAFQERGIQMWSPQLQATVSIPNAAAPDSDAAPTAGQAEGPR
- a CDS encoding ABC transporter permease; translation: MHDLKYGLRMLVRSPGFSLVAVLSLALGIGANTAIFSLINALLLRPLPVDDAATLMSIATTDQRNAGNLQVSHLNFKDLRAQNAAFADMAAFSFNGLNFSNGKESQPINAQIVTANYFSVLGVHLPLGRGFLQAEEDTSVPVVVLSDGFWTRTLGADPGVIGRTISLNQTPYTVVGVAPKRFDGTLLGGGPDVWVPVTKALAPVTAWFETRRGLWLFVIGRLKPGVTPEQARSNLTSVFATLESTFPGDNKGRSVAVVPLLEARLNPTGQGPNLILQISSLLMVIVGIVLLIACANIANLLLARASKRRREVAIRLALGASRGRLVRQLLTESVLLSLLGGAAGLLLAYWTLDALVGAPLPLPIPVDSGIAADGRVLLFTLGLAVMTGVIFGLVPALQSSRADVVPVLKNELVPSSGARRGLWSLFSLRHGLVVAQVALSLISLIAAGLFLRSLRHQQQIDPGFQTAGVLIVNFNLARSGYTPERGQVFFDALVDRAAALPGVQHATIASGPPLAGGLARSVFPEGMDTTTRDRVLVQVNAVGVDYFDTLGVPLLRGRAFTPGDRPQSPRVVVVNETMAQKFWPGQDAIGKRFKFFGDADYSTIVGVAKDSKYNAIAEAPIPFIYEAFRQRYSGGATLHVRTAGDAASLAAAVRHEVQQIDPTVPVFNARTLEVQIANSLQPLRMNVVLLGVFGALALVLASIGLYGVTNYSVTQRTREIGVRMALGADPRSVLALVLGHGMLLVGLGLALGLAVALAGAGSLSALVVGVNPRDPVTLCATAGGLGLVALVANYVPARRATRIDPLVALRTD
- a CDS encoding sigma-54 dependent transcriptional regulator — protein: MLITDHLKEQRDERHVVRSADPRVLIADDQSDVLEALRLLLKAEGFVLETASSPAGVLAAVEAREFDVALIDLNYTRDTTSGEEGLNLLSRIQGLDPTLPVVVMTAWGSVEVAVEAMRRGARDFIQKPWDNARLLAIVRTQIELSQALRKGQRLEAENSLLRGDGMPKVIAESPGMQNVLQVIARVGPSDANVLVLGENGTGKGVVARALHAVSSRASRPMVIVNSGGVSEGVFESELFGHVRGAFTDARSDRVGRFELADQGTLFLDEIANVPLSQQAKLLRIIETGEFERLGSSRTRRVDTRIISATNANLTDEVAAGRFRQDLLFRLNTIEIRLPPLRDRREDLPLLAQHFLRQHAQRYRKRLTGFESGAMQMLLEHGWPGNVRELDHAVERAVLMSAGPLVKPTDLGLRAGKEGGGRLEDMSLEDVECFLIKKAMTRYDGNVSQAAKALGLSRSALYRRLQRYGL